AGAGGACTTGCCGATCCCGCACGCCCGGGTGCAAAGCCTCTATCCGTTATCGCCGATGCAACAAGGCATGCTGTTCCTGGGCCTGAACGCCCCGGATGCCGAGCTGTATGTGAACCAGTTGTGCCTGCCGGTCACCGGCTTGCAGGTGGAACGGTTCAAGCAGGCGTGGGCGGTGGCGTTCGCGCGTCATCCGATCCTGCGCACAGGCTTCGTCTGGCAAGACCTGGAGCAACCGCTGCAGTTTGTCATGGACCATCTGGAAGTACCGCTGCGCGAACTCGACTGGCGCGGTTGCGCCGACGTTGAGCAGCGCGTGCAAGCGTTGGCCGACAGCGAACGCGTGCAGGGGTTTGACCTGGACCAGCCGCCGCTGCAACGGATCATCCTGGTGCGCCTGGACGACAACAGCCATCAACTGGTGTGGACTTACCACCACATCCTGATCGACGGCTGGAGCATTTCGCAGTTGATCGGCGAGGTCTTGGCCCAATACTCCGGGCAGGCGCTGGCACCGGCCTTGCCGTACGAGCATTACATTGGCTGGCTGCAACGCCAGGATGCCAGGGCCGGCGAACAGTTCTGGCGCCGACAACTGGCCGTACTGGACCAGCCGACCTACCTGGCCGATACCGTCAACGCGGTGCCCGAGGGCAAGGGCCACAAGGCGTTGTACAGCCGCTTCGACGCGGCCGCGACCGATGCGCTCAAACGCTTCGTCCAAAGCCAGCAGGTCACGCTGAACACATTGGTGCAAGCCGCCTGGTTGCTGCTGCTCAGTCGCTACAGCGGTCAGCGCAGTGTCACGTTTGGCGCCACCGTGTCGGGGCGTGCGGCAAGCCTGCCGGGTTCGGAACGTATCCTGGGCCTGTTCATAAACACCTTGCCGGTGATCCAGGAGATCGCGCCCCAGCAAACCGTGGGTGATTGGCTGCGGCAGTTGCAGGCCTATAACCTGGATATGCGCGAGCGCGAATACACGCCTCTGGCGGATATCCAGCGCTGGGCAGGCAAGGCCGGACAGGCGCTGTTCGACAGCATTATCGTGTTCGAGAACCAACCGATCGACCAGGCCCTGCGCGAATGGCAGGACGGCAGCCTGGCGTTCGGCGACGCCGCCAGCGCCGGCCTTACCGACTTCCCGATGGACCTGATGGTGACCCTCGAAGACGGCCTGGTGATCGAATACATGTACTTGCGCGAACACTTCAACGACGCCGCAGTGGAAGGCATTCGCGCCAATATGGAAGGCCTGCTCCTGCGTCTGGCCGAGGATGCCGGGCAAGCCCTGGGCGCCATCGGTCTGCCGCTGGCCACTGCGTCCGGGGCCGGCGTAGCGCCAGCGGCACGCACAGCGGAATGGGTGCATGAGCGCATCGCTCAGTGGGCGACCCTTCAGGGTGATGCCGGCGCAGTGTTGTTTGCCGAGCGGCGCTTGTCCTTCAGCGAGTTGGACCAGCGAGCCAACCGCCTGGCCCAGGCATTGATCGTCGAAGGTGTCGGCCCGGATGTACGGGTCGGCGTGGCCTTGCCGCGCAGCGAGGGCATGATCATCGCGCTGTTGGCGGTGCTCAAGGCCGGTGGCGCTTATGTGCCGCTGGACGCCAGCTACCCCAGCGAACGCCTGGCCTACATGATGCAGGACTCCGGTATTGCACTGTTGTTGACCGAGCAGGCCCTGGCTGCGCAGTTGCCGATACCGGCCAGTGTGCATGTTCTGGCGCTTGATCAGCTGGTGCTTGACGCCTTCCCGGCCATCGCCCCCAAGCTGAGCATTCACGCCGAAAACCTCGCCTATGTGATCTACACCTCAGGTTCCACCGGGCTGCCCAAAGGCGTGGCGGTCAGTCATGGCCCGCTGGCGATGCATTGCCAGGCCATTGGTGAGCGCTATGAGATGAGCCCCGCCGATTGCGAGTTGCACTTCATGTCGTTCGCCTTTGACGGCGCCCACGAGCGTTGGTTGACCACCCTGACGCACGGTGGCCGCTTGTTGATCCGCGATGACAGCCTGTGGACCCCCGAGCAGACCTATGCCGCCATGCACGCCCATGGCGTCACGGTGGCGGCGTTCCCGCCGGTGTACCTGCAACAGTTGGCCGAGCACGCTGAGCGCGACGGCAACCCTCCGCCCGTGCGCATCTATTGCTTTGGCGGGGATGCGGTGGCGCAGGCCAGTTTCGAGTTGGCCCAACGCGCCTTGCGTGCGCAGTTCATCATCAACGGCTATGGCCCGACGGAAACAGTCGTGACGCCGCTGATCTGGAAAGCCGGCCCCGACGCGGTTTGCGGTGCGCCCTATGCACCTATCGGCAGCCGCGTCGGTAACCGCAGTGCCCAGGTATTGGATATGGACCTCAACCCGCTGCCCAATGGCTTGGCCGGCGAGTTGTACCTGGGGGGTGAAGGGCTGGCGCGTGGCTACCTGAACCGGCCGGCAATGACCGCCGAACGGTTTGTGCCTGACCCTTCGCGGCGTGATGGCGCACGCATGTACCGCTCGGGTGACCTGGTGCGGCTGCGTGCGGACGGCACCGCTGACTACCTGGGGCGAATTGATCAGCAGGTGAAAATCCGTGGGTTCCGGATCGAGCTGGGTGAAATCGAGGCGCGCCTCAAAGACAGTGCCCAAGTGCGTGACGCCGTGGTAATCGCCCGCGATACCGGCAGCGGCAAACAGCTGCTGGGGTATGTCATCGCCGCTGACGGCAGCGCCGACGAAGGTCTGGTACAGCGCCTGCGCGAGCAACTGCAAGGCAGTCTGCCGGATTACATGGTGCCCACCCATTTGATCCGTCTGGAACAGTTGCCATTGACGCCAAACGGCAAGCTGGACCGCAAGGCGCTGCCGGAGCCATCCGCCAGTGTGGCGACGGCGGGCTATGTGGCACCGATGAGCGAGGTGCAGAAGGCGCTGGCGGCTATCTGGCAGACCTTGCTAAAGGTTGAGCGTGTTGGGTTGGACGACAACTTCTTCGAACTGGGCGGTGATTCGATCCTCAGCCTGCAGTTGGTCGCACGTTGCCGGACGCTCAAGGGCCAGGGTTTTAGCCTCAAGCTGCGCGACCTGATGCAAAAACCGACGATTGGTGAACTCACCACCGAGGCTGCGGCCACTGAACAGCGTTCCCCGTTATTGGCACTCAGCCCGGCAGTGGCGGGGCGTGCGCCCCTGTTCTGCGTGCATGCCGGCTTTGGCACCGTGTTCGACTATGAACCGCTGGCTCGCGCGTTGGGCGCTGAACGGCAAGTGATCGCCCTCCAGTCGCGGATGCTGCTCGACCCGCTGTGGAAGGATCAATCGCTGCAGGACATGGCCCGCGACTATGTCGGCTATTTGCGCCAACAGCAGCCCCAAGGGCCTTACCACTTGGTGGGTTGGTCGTTGGGGGGCACGCTGGCGGCGTTGATGGTGGCGGAGTTGCAACGCCAGGGGCAGACGGTGGCGCTGCTCGGCTTGCTGGACACTTACGTGCCCGGTGAACCGGCAGCCCAGGCGGATGACTGGCAGGCCGACCTGCGCGAATTTGTCGACGTGACGCGGCATAGCCTGGCACCGCACCTGCAACCGTCCGGCGCGGAAACGCCCGACAACCTGCGCCAGCTGTTTACCGAAGCCTTGACCTGTGAAGGGGGCGATGCACACCGTCCAGGCTTCGGTGCCGAGGAACTGGCCCAGGTGTTCATGGTGGCACGTCACCTCAAGCGCCTCTCGTTGCAACTGGCGGCGTGTGAACACCTGCCGGTGCAACCTGAATGCTGGTGGACCGAGGGTCGTGCCGACGAGGCCGCGCGCCTGGCCGCGCAACTGGGGCAGGCCACCACCGGGCATGTGCTTGGCTGTGGTCACTTCGATGTGCCGCGCGCCGAGTCGGTGTTGCAGGGGCTGGTCAATGCGCTGGCACAGCCTGCCGCGGTCATCTGAACATTATTGGAATAAACGCCGGGCGAGGCACCACGCCCGCCCGGCTCAGCGAGTGTTTTTATATGTCATTGAATCCTGATATCGCCGCGTTTCTTGAGTTGGTAAACAGCGGTCGCGCGGCGGGAAAAAACCTGGCGATGCATCAGTTGTCGCCTGAAGAGGCGCGAGCACAATTCGACCTTTCATCGCAGATGATGGACGCCGGTGCCGCCGACCTCGAGCAGGTCGACAGCGTGAGCATCCCGACCCGTGATGGTCAGCGGTTGGCTGCGCGGTTATACAGTGCCCGCCCACTGAGCCCAGCCACGCCTTCGGCGGCCGTGCTGTACTTTCATGGTGGTGGTTACGTGGTCGGCAGCCTTGATTCTCACGATGCCCTGTGTCGCGCCCTGGCTGAAATCGCCGGCTGCGCGGTGGTGTCCGTGGCTTACCGATTGGCACCGCAATGGCGTTTTCCCACCGCCGCCCACGATGCCGCAGACGCCTGGCAGTGGCTGGTAGAGCAGGGCGCCGAGTTGGGCATCGACACCCGCCGCCTGGCGCTGGCCGGTGACAGCGTTGGCGGTAGCCTGGTGGCGGTGTTGGCCACGCAGTTGGCCGCCGAACGCGCGGCGGTCCAGCCACGCCTGCAAGTGCTGATTTACCCGGTGACTGACGCCAGCCGCAGCACACCCTCACTGGAGCGTTACGCCTCGGGTTACCTGCTGGAAAAAGACACGCTGCAATGGTTCTACGGGCTGTACGAGCGCGACGTCGCCGATCGCCGCGACCCACGCTTTTCACCGCTGCTCGGCGCGGTGCCTCCAGGCCTTGCGCCAACGTTGATGGTGTTGGGCGAATGCGATCCGCTGCACGACGAATGCCTGGCCTACGCTGCGCATCTACGCGAGGGCGGGGCGTTGGTAAAGGTGACGGTGTACCCGGGCATGACCCATGACTTCTTGCGCATGGGGGCGATCATTGACGAGGCTGAGCAAGCGCAGGAACAGATCGCGCAGGCGTTGCGGGAGGTATTCGCGTAACGGTTGGAGGAGGAGCCGGCTCCCTGCCGTCACGTGCGGTAGGGAGCTTGTAGGTTCAGGGCTGTTTGAAGCCGGGTTTGCCGTTGGCGGCTCGCCATTTTTTGACGACGTTAAGAATGCCAGCAGGGCTATCCTCTACGCCTTCTGCCGGATAGAAGATAAGGCCATTTTTTTCTGGGTGTTCTGTGACTTTCGTAAAGTGGTTTGCGAGTGTATTGATGTGTTTTCCAAGTGCGTCATCCTCAAGGTTGTGTTTGTTTGTAAAAAACTCCTCAAGCAGTTCGAGGAATTCAGCCTCTGTGTAGTCCTCGTACTTTTCTTTCAATAGCATGTTATTGATCCCCTTTTTTTGAGTGGGTTTGGATGTGCAGCCTAGGTGTCATGATGCGCATGTTGTCAATGTCGTATACAGCCCCGGAGGGGTGAACGGGAATAATATGATGAATTTCAAATTGGCCACGTCCACCAACTTGTTCGCTGGGAATTGTGAAAGGAGACGTTCCATTTTTAATCAGCGTCCTGTTCGCGCCTTTGAATTGAGCCGATAGCACGGGGTCAAGAGATACTATAGTCCAAAAGAATTTTCGGAAACTTTTGAAGTTTTTAAACTCTTTCCCCTTCAATTGATCAGCAAGTTGCGATGCGATAGCCGCGCCTTCCCCTCGCGATGCAGCATCCAACCAGTTGCCCGTTACAGGTTGTCCATTTCCTGTCACCACCCCAGGATCCTCCCGTCTATCCTTGAACATCACATAGATTGGAGGGATTCCCGAATCTGCAGGGAACACTGTGATGAAATCATCAAAGCTGGCTTCGACTACTCCAGGGAATATATCTGTTCGCCCTTCAATGGGCGTTACCGTGGCGCCGGGGTAGATCGCAGGTTCACTCTGTTCGGCGGGTGTGGTGGACGAGTTATTGCCCGGCTCAACGATAGGCGTCCACGTCAGGGTACGGGGCGGTGTGTTTGCCGTCGTGACGCTATACAGATTTTGTTGCGCGTCATAGGTCGCTGCCAAGACGTTCACGCGCGAAGGCAGTATGGCCCCATCGGTCTTGACTACGAAAACTTCTGATTGCCCGTTGGCGGCGGTTTTTGAGCTGAGTCGATAAGGCAAGTCAATCGTGCCACCTTCCGCCGCAATAGCGCTTAGATCATCCGTTGTATCGGGTAGGAGGTCTGAGAGCGGGGTACTGAACGTGTAGCGTTCGGGCAATTCGCCATTCGCGAGTTTTGGCGAGTAGAAAAGTGCTGAAATACCCACGATAAGTCCAGCGCCGACACTGGCAACCAAACCATTGAGTGCGGCGATGGCCGCACTGACCGCAGCGCGAAGCGAGAGTGTGGTTGTCTCCACCGAAATCACGGTACCGGCGGTGGTGACAAGCAACGCACCGGCCTTTGCCGCTGGGCCGGATACAGAAAACCGGTTGGCCGCTTGAATCTGGCGCGCCTCAAGCAATGCCTGTCGTGCCGCCGCTGCTTGCGTGTTGAGCACGTCAATTTGTGCTTGGATCAGTTTAGCTGCATAAGCCGCTTGATATGAACGAATGAAGCTGGCGTGATTCCTATCTCTTCCTTGACGGCCAAGTTGAGTGCCGAATGTACCGACTACATTCCTTCGAGTATCTGTCAACGGGTCTTTATAGAAATAAGCACTGACAATACTCTTTTGAATTTCAAGCTCCGTGCTTTTCGAGGCTGTCAGTTTGTTGATGGCTTCCAGTCGGAGGTTTATTTTCTCCATTGGCAACTGGCTACCGGTACCAGCCGTCCCTTCAAGTTCGGTAAGCGTAGCCTCAGTGGCTACTAACAGATTTTTATCGTTTTTATCGATCTCGGCTATGTAATGAGTGTCCAATGTGTCAATAAGTTTGTTGGCCGTAAGGTCAATGGCTTTTATAGTTCGGACTTCATTATTGATCTTGGTTGCATTGGCCCCACTACCCCCGCTGCCGATTCCGCCAGGAATAGTAATGGGTAATTCATTTACGGCATTGATTTCAGTAAGGCCCAACTCAATGGGCCCTTCACCTGATCCTGACATAGGACTCTCCTTGGTACGAATTTAAGTTCTTGTGAGAAATCGAATGTCCGGGTTTTAGGCGTTTATTGCTACTGTCCGTTCGGTCAGGTTGTGATGCATTTTTAATGCGTGTCTGTTGTCCCGTTAAACCTCACGTTGAATATCGCAACCAATAAAAAGGCGCATCAGCCAAGCTGATGCGCCTTTTTATTGAGAGGGGCTCCTGAACTACCGGAGCCCGAGGTGTGATCAGAAGTTGTATTTGAACGACGTCATCAGGTTTCGTGGCGCGCCGTAAACCCCGGCGCTGGTGGTGGAGTAGTACTCCTTGTCGAACACGTTGTTCAGGTTGACCGATGCCGACAGGTTCTTGGTGATGTCGTAACGCGCCATCAGGTTGGTGACCGCATAGCTTTTCTGCTCGTAGTACTTGAGGTCGAAGCCGGTTTTGCTCTGCCAGTTGATGCCGCCGCCGACGGTCAGCTTATCCAGCGGACCGGTCAGGCGGTACGAGGTGAAGGTCTTGAAGCTGTGGCGCGGAATCTGGGTCGCGATGCGCTTGTCATCCTGGTCGGTGGAGACGCTGTAGGTGTAACCGCCCGCCGCTTGCCAGCCTTCGGCCAGTTCGCCGTTGAATTCCCATTCCACGCCCTGGGTGGTGGTGCCCTTGCTGGTTTTGTAGGCTTGCCAGCCGGACGGGGTAAGGTTGCTGCCATCGGCAATGCCCAGGTTGTCCTGTTCGACCTTGAACAGGGCCAGGCTGGTGTTGAGGCGACCTTCGTTGAATGCCGCTTTCACGCCGGCTTCGTAGCCGGTGCCTTCCAGTGGGTCGAGGTAGGAACCGCTGGTGGTCTGCAACGACTGCGGGTTGAAGATCTTGGTGTAACTGGCGTACACGGACCAGATCTCGCTCAGGTCGTAGACCAGGCCGGCGTATGGGATGGTGACCCCGGTTTCCTTACGATTGGATTGGGTCACGTCGCCCGAGAAGTAGCGGGTCTCGTCGTCCTGCTTCCAATCGATTACGCGGCCACCGACGATCAGCGTCGTGTCATCGTTGAGGTGAAAGCGCGACGTCAGGTAGGCGCCGTACTGGTTCTCTTCGAAGTCCTGGCGGCCGGTATTGACGAAGTCCGGCTTGGCGACATTGCCGTTCCAGTCGCCGATCGCGCCAATGGTGCCGTCGTAGCTGCCGCCGGGACGAACCCAGCCGCCGTAGTCCGGTGCGTTTTCGTTGCGGATCTGCGACAAGGTCACGCCGGTGATCAACTCGTGCTCACGACCAAACAGTTGGAACGGACCGGTCAGGTAGGCATCCACTGCGTTCTGGATCGGGTTGCCCTGGAACTTGTTGGGCATGACGTAGGCACCCAGGCCGGTGGTCTTGTCGATGTCTCCCGCCAGGTAGACGATTTCTGAGTCGTATTTGTTTTCGTTGCGGCTGTACTCGACCTTGCCGCTCCAGCCGTTCTCGAACTGCTTTTCAAGGGAGGTGAAGAAGGTGGTTTGCTCGTGGTCGTAGTAGGACCAGTCGGCGCTGGTGTTGAACGAACGCTTGAAGTCGGTAAGGCTGCCATCGCTGTATTTGAGCGGGAAGCCGCTGCGCGGTGGCTGGTTAGTGTGCTGGGTCTGGTAGCTGAAACCGACGGTCAGCAGCAGGGTGTCCGACAGGTCGAATTCAGTGATGCCGTAGACCAGGTTGTTGTCTTGCTTGTAGCGGTCGATCCAGGCGCCCTGGTTCTTGTAGTCCACTACCAGGCGGCCGCGGATATTGCCGGTCTCGGTCAACGGGCCGGACACGTCGACGCTGGCGCCATAGCGGTCCCAACTGCCGGCTTCACCGCCAATGCTCACCTGGGCCACGTCGGTGGGGCGCTTACGGATCATGTTGATCGTGGCGGACGGGTCGCCCATGCCGCTGATAAGGCCAGTTGAGCCACGGACCACTTCGATGCGGTCATACATGGCCGTGTTCTGGGTGTAGTTGTCCAGACGCGAGGAGGTGGGCACGCCATCGATTTCATAGTTGTTGATGGCGAAACCGCGCGAGTAGTAGCTGTCGGTATCGGCGCCCAGGCCTTCACGCACCACGGTAATGCCGGAAACGGCTTCCAGGGTATCGGTCAGGTTGGTCAGGTGCTGGTCCTGAAGACGTTGCTGGGTGATCACGGTGATCGATTGCGGCGTTTCCTTGAGCGGGATATTCAGCCGGGTCGAACTGCTGGAGGAGTCCGTGGTGTAGGAGCCAGTACCTTCGGTGGTTGAGCCGGGTGCCTTGCCGGAAATGCTGATGGCACCCAGTTGCAACGAAGAGCCGGTACCGGGCGGTGTCAGCGAAATGGTGTTACCGGTTTGCTGATAGTTGATGCCGCTGCTCCCCAGCAGGGTATCAAGTGCCTGTGCGGGCTCAAGCGTGCCGTTCACCGGTGCCGACTGCAGCCCCTTTACCGTGTCAGCCCCGTATAGAATTTGCAGGTCGGCTTGATGGCCCAAGGCCTGCAACGCACTGGAAAGGGGTTGCGCCGGAATATTCAATGCAACAGGAGTGGCCTGGGACTGACTGGAGGCCAGCACCATGCCCACCATGGCGCTGGCCAACAGGGTTTTCTTGAATATCGGTCGTAGGGCGGTTGTCGCAGAGCAGCTTGGAGTTGGGGTGTTCATTGCGTGAAAGGGCTCCAGTGGTGTCTTGGCAGACTTTTAGTTAATAAGAATTATTATTAGACGCGCCGCGTAAGCAAAACCGGATCAAAAGCTCCAAAAAACCAGCTAAAGGGAAACAGGCAATAGCGACGGCGAAGACGTGGTGCGTCGGTACTGTTCTTCGCTGCTGTTAAATACGAGCCAGGTACGCAGCAATTTAGCCCACCCATGAAAAAGCCCCTGGAACACCAGTTCCCAGGGGCTTTACTGACGCGCCTGCGTGCCGGTGCCGATCAGGCCACGGCGTCGGCCTCGACCCGTACCCTTCCGGCTTCCATTCTGACCAGTTGATCGGCGGCATCGAAATAGCGGTCATCGTGGGAGATCACGATGATGGTCTTGCCCAGGCGCTTGAGGTCGGGCAGCAGCTCAGTGTAGAAGATCCGTCGGAACGTCGGGTCCTGGTCCGCGGCCCATTCATCGAACACCAGTACCGGGCGTTCTTCCAGCCAGGCGTTGACCAGGGCCAGGCGTTTGCGCTGCCCGGTCGACAGGTCGGTGGTAGTGAAATTGCCGTCCTTGACCCTGACTTTGTGGGCGATCTCCAGGCGCTCCAGGTATTTATTGGCGTCCTCGGGGATTTGCTGGTCGCCCTGCACCACATCATCGAACAAGTAGTAATCGGCAAACACCGTGGTGAACAGCTGGCGATATTCATCGCGATTGGTCGGATCGATGGGCTGCCCGTTCAGCAGTATTTCGCCCTGTTGCGGCGCGTAAAGCCCCAGCAGCAACTTGATCAGCGTGGTTTTGCCACAGCCGTTTTCGCCGACGATAAACACGATATCGCCCTGGCGAATACTCAGGTTGACCGGGCCGAGGGTAAACGGCGCGTTGCCGTCCACGGCCGGGAAGGTGTAGCTGACATTGTTCAATTGCAGGCTGTGCACCGGGCAGGCTTGCTCGCCTTGAGCATTGAGCAGCAGGTGCGGCTCGGGCGATGAAAACTGTTCGGACAGTTGGGCGATACGACCAAAGGCGATTTTTGCCCGGCTAACGATTGGCAGCGTGCCTATCAGGTGTTCCAGCGGGCCTTTCATATACAGCAGCACCAGTACGAAACCGCTCATCACGGTTTTGTCCGCGCTGGGCCACAGTGTTTGCAGCGCGAGTGCCATGCCGATGACCACGAAAAACAGCATCGAGCCGAAGGTCTTGGCGATCACAAAGGTGTTGATCGACCGCACCTGGGTCTTGCAGATGAAGTCGGCGGAGGCCTGGATGCCCGACACGAACATGCGTTGGCGGCGCGGGCGGTTGATGCGCAGCTCTTTGGCACCCTCGGCAATGGCGTTGTAGTGTTTTTGCAACTCGTCCTCGGCGTCCCGTGCCGCCATGAACCCCTTGATACCCGCACCCTGGGCCAGGAACTGCACCACCGTGCCGATGATGATCGCCACCACCAGCAGCAGGAACATAGGCCATGAAAGCATGGCCAGGTAGCCCATGCAGCCGAGGGTGACGGTCAGGGAAATGGCCAGGGGGGCGAAGGCGAAGGCGAAGTCGCTGATAGTGTCGACATCGTGGGTCAGCACCGGGATCAACCTGTGGCTGCGATAGCGCTCGATTTGTTCGATCGGTGCCGAGAGGACTTTCTCCCCCAGTTCTTTGCGCAGCTTGGCGATGATGTGCTGGCCTACGTAGTTGGTGCCGATATCCGAGCAGATCGAACTGAACAAGGCCATCAGGCAGAGCCCGCCAAACAGCAGCACCACGGCTTGGGTCAGACCGGTTTCAGCATGCAGCGCGCTGTTGATGGTCGCCAGCAGCGTGGTCACGCTCAGGCCGCCAACCATGCCCAGCAGGATGGACAGGATGACCACCCATCGAAAGGGTTTCAGTAGGGTGAACAATTCATGAATTGCACCGCGCTTGGGCTGGGACATGACGGGTGAGTTCCTTGGGGATCGAGACAGATACCCAGTGAAACGTCTGGCCAGGCGCTAAATTTAGCCGCTCGCCGATGGCCGGCGAGGGATTTTTTCGACCAGGCTCAAACCCCGTCAGAGATCACGCACAACCCTGAACCCGATCCAGTCCCCCCGCGTCTGCGGGTAGATCGTGTTGCGGTTGCCCGAGCGTGAAAATACCGGCGCCTCGCCCCAGTCGTTGCCGCGAATCTGATACCCCTCGCAATTGGGTTCCACCCACGCGCTGCCGTCGGTTGGCGCGCCGATGTAGTTGGCGTGCTCACAGTCGGCGACGCGCTCGTAGACGTTGCCATGCATGTCGTACATGCCAAATGCGTTCGGCGGGTAGCTGCCCACCGGTGACGAATAGCTGTAGCCATCCGCAGGGCCATAGGTGTTGGCGTGCTTGGCGATGCTGTAGCCCTTGCCTTCATCGAAAGGGAAGGGGAAGGGGCCGGTCGAGCCGGCGCGTGCGGCGTATTCGCGTTGGGCCTCGCTGACCATGTGGTACGACTGCCCGGTTTTTTTCGACAGCCAGGCTACGTAGTTTTTTATGTCGTCCATGTCCATGCACACCGCCGGCTGGCGTGGGCCTTGCGGGTAGCGCGGCTTGCTGGCGATGCATTCGCGACCGGGCCGGGTGTCGCCGTCAGCGATTTTTACGCCGGTCTGGCGCACATAGCTGTCCCACTCCGCGGCGGTGACGTGGAAGCGGCTCATGGCGAACGGCTTGGCGAAGGTCACCTCATGCATCGGGCCTTCATCCGGTTCGCGGCCGACTTCGTCTTCCGGGGTGCCCATGGTGAAGGTGCCTGCGGGCAGCACCACCATTTCCGGGCAGTCCTTGCAGTCCTTGAACACTTTGCCCGGTTGTGGCGCGGCGGCCTGGGCCAGGCTGGGCAGCAGGGCGCCGCACAAGGCGGTCAGCGCCAGGGCGGTCAAGGGTTTGAGTCGGGCTGGGATCATCTGAGCCTCTCGTTCAAAGGGAAAGTGGGTGTCATGCGCGCTGGCGTAGCAGGCTCATGAAACGCTGGATTTCATCGGTGTTGTTCAGCAGGCCGGGGGCGGTGCGGATCACCGGGCCGACATCGCGTTCCACCGCATCGATCACCACGCGGTTTTTCATCATGTGGGCCACGACTGCGTCGCTGTCCCGGCCCTTGACCCGGAAAAAGGTGAAACCGGCGGACAGTTCGGGGCTGCGCGGCGTCACCAGTTCGACCTGTGGCTGTGCCAGCAATTGATCTTTGAGTTCGGTATTCAGCGCATGGATGCGTGCCTGCACCTGTGCCTTGCCCAATTGCAAATGCAGCTTGAAGGCCTCGTCGGCTGCCCAGCGATGCTCGAATGCGTGGTAGCCGCCGGGCGTCATGGTGGTGGCAAAGTCCTGGTCTTCGGAGAACGTGGCCACCATCGGTGTGACGTACTTGTTTTCGGCTTCGCGGGCACAGACCAGGCCGGTACCCCGCGGGCCGAACATCCACTTATGGGTGCCTGCGATGAAAAAGTCGCAGTGCATATCGGGGAAGTCGAGGTTTTCCACGCCAAAGCCGTGCACGCCGTCGACCACATACAGGATGCGATCCTGCTCGTCGCGGTGGCGGTTGTGTTCGTGCACCAGCTTGCCGATTTCGCCGATGGGCAGTTTCACACCGCTGCCGGACTGCACCCAGGTCATGCCCAATACGCGGGTATTGGGGCGAATGGCGCGCTGGATGTTGC
This region of Pseudomonas asgharzadehiana genomic DNA includes:
- a CDS encoding cyclic peptide export ABC transporter, which translates into the protein MSQPKRGAIHELFTLLKPFRWVVILSILLGMVGGLSVTTLLATINSALHAETGLTQAVVLLFGGLCLMALFSSICSDIGTNYVGQHIIAKLRKELGEKVLSAPIEQIERYRSHRLIPVLTHDVDTISDFAFAFAPLAISLTVTLGCMGYLAMLSWPMFLLLVVAIIIGTVVQFLAQGAGIKGFMAARDAEDELQKHYNAIAEGAKELRINRPRRQRMFVSGIQASADFICKTQVRSINTFVIAKTFGSMLFFVVIGMALALQTLWPSADKTVMSGFVLVLLYMKGPLEHLIGTLPIVSRAKIAFGRIAQLSEQFSSPEPHLLLNAQGEQACPVHSLQLNNVSYTFPAVDGNAPFTLGPVNLSIRQGDIVFIVGENGCGKTTLIKLLLGLYAPQQGEILLNGQPIDPTNRDEYRQLFTTVFADYYLFDDVVQGDQQIPEDANKYLERLEIAHKVRVKDGNFTTTDLSTGQRKRLALVNAWLEERPVLVFDEWAADQDPTFRRIFYTELLPDLKRLGKTIIVISHDDRYFDAADQLVRMEAGRVRVEADAVA
- a CDS encoding S-type pyocin domain-containing protein — protein: MSGSGEGPIELGLTEINAVNELPITIPGGIGSGGSGANATKINNEVRTIKAIDLTANKLIDTLDTHYIAEIDKNDKNLLVATEATLTELEGTAGTGSQLPMEKINLRLEAINKLTASKSTELEIQKSIVSAYFYKDPLTDTRRNVVGTFGTQLGRQGRDRNHASFIRSYQAAYAAKLIQAQIDVLNTQAAAARQALLEARQIQAANRFSVSGPAAKAGALLVTTAGTVISVETTTLSLRAAVSAAIAALNGLVASVGAGLIVGISALFYSPKLANGELPERYTFSTPLSDLLPDTTDDLSAIAAEGGTIDLPYRLSSKTAANGQSEVFVVKTDGAILPSRVNVLAATYDAQQNLYSVTTANTPPRTLTWTPIVEPGNNSSTTPAEQSEPAIYPGATVTPIEGRTDIFPGVVEASFDDFITVFPADSGIPPIYVMFKDRREDPGVVTGNGQPVTGNWLDAASRGEGAAIASQLADQLKGKEFKNFKSFRKFFWTIVSLDPVLSAQFKGANRTLIKNGTSPFTIPSEQVGGRGQFEIHHIIPVHPSGAVYDIDNMRIMTPRLHIQTHSKKGDQ
- a CDS encoding bacteriocin immunity protein, with protein sequence MLLKEKYEDYTEAEFLELLEEFFTNKHNLEDDALGKHINTLANHFTKVTEHPEKNGLIFYPAEGVEDSPAGILNVVKKWRAANGKPGFKQP
- a CDS encoding TonB-dependent siderophore receptor codes for the protein MNTPTPSCSATTALRPIFKKTLLASAMVGMVLASSQSQATPVALNIPAQPLSSALQALGHQADLQILYGADTVKGLQSAPVNGTLEPAQALDTLLGSSGINYQQTGNTISLTPPGTGSSLQLGAISISGKAPGSTTEGTGSYTTDSSSSSTRLNIPLKETPQSITVITQQRLQDQHLTNLTDTLEAVSGITVVREGLGADTDSYYSRGFAINNYEIDGVPTSSRLDNYTQNTAMYDRIEVVRGSTGLISGMGDPSATINMIRKRPTDVAQVSIGGEAGSWDRYGASVDVSGPLTETGNIRGRLVVDYKNQGAWIDRYKQDNNLVYGITEFDLSDTLLLTVGFSYQTQHTNQPPRSGFPLKYSDGSLTDFKRSFNTSADWSYYDHEQTTFFTSLEKQFENGWSGKVEYSRNENKYDSEIVYLAGDIDKTTGLGAYVMPNKFQGNPIQNAVDAYLTGPFQLFGREHELITGVTLSQIRNENAPDYGGWVRPGGSYDGTIGAIGDWNGNVAKPDFVNTGRQDFEENQYGAYLTSRFHLNDDTTLIVGGRVIDWKQDDETRYFSGDVTQSNRKETGVTIPYAGLVYDLSEIWSVYASYTKIFNPQSLQTTSGSYLDPLEGTGYEAGVKAAFNEGRLNTSLALFKVEQDNLGIADGSNLTPSGWQAYKTSKGTTTQGVEWEFNGELAEGWQAAGGYTYSVSTDQDDKRIATQIPRHSFKTFTSYRLTGPLDKLTVGGGINWQSKTGFDLKYYEQKSYAVTNLMARYDITKNLSASVNLNNVFDKEYYSTTSAGVYGAPRNLMTSFKYNF
- a CDS encoding alpha/beta hydrolase, whose product is MSLNPDIAAFLELVNSGRAAGKNLAMHQLSPEEARAQFDLSSQMMDAGAADLEQVDSVSIPTRDGQRLAARLYSARPLSPATPSAAVLYFHGGGYVVGSLDSHDALCRALAEIAGCAVVSVAYRLAPQWRFPTAAHDAADAWQWLVEQGAELGIDTRRLALAGDSVGGSLVAVLATQLAAERAAVQPRLQVLIYPVTDASRSTPSLERYASGYLLEKDTLQWFYGLYERDVADRRDPRFSPLLGAVPPGLAPTLMVLGECDPLHDECLAYAAHLREGGALVKVTVYPGMTHDFLRMGAIIDEAEQAQEQIAQALREVFA